The DNA window CCGTTCGTCCGGCGACGCGAACGCGGTCGCCTCGTCGAGCGCCGGGCCGGGCGGCACCGGAGCCGGCGTGGTGAGCCCCGGCCAGGCCGGGTCCGGCGGGACCAGCCGGGCCGCCACCCGGGTCCGCTCGACCAGCGCGGCCAGCCCCTCCGGGTCGACCTGGCTGCCGCCGCCGGTGGCCGTCCGGCCGTCGACGTGCAGCCGGAGCTGCACGGCGGTGCCGGACTCGGCCACGTTCTGGTGGATGAACGAGTTGGCGAACCGGGTCAGGGCCAGGTCGGAGTGGGTCACCACCACCTCCGCCTCGGCGGCCGCGCCGGCCGCGCGCCGGACCAGCTCCACCACGCGGGCCGCGAGATCCCGTTCGTCGCTTCGCTCGTTCACGCGTGCACCCCCACGCGAACGCCGCGGAACCGGGCCGGCGCGGCTGGGTGGCCGGTGTGCCCGATCTGGCCCGGCTGCCCCTTGCCGCAGTTGGGGGTGCCCCAGGCGACCGTCTCCGAGGAGAGCATGTCCATCGAGCGCCAGAAGACCGGGCCGATCCCGGTGTAGGTCGGGTTGCGCAGCATCCGGCCCCGCCGGCCGTTGCGTATCTCCCAACCGACCTCGCAGCCGAACTGGAAGTTCAGCCGCTTGTCGTCGATCGACCAGGAGCGGTTGATGTCCATCAGCACCCCGTCGTCGGTGGCCGCGATGATCTCGTCGAGAGTGTGCGGGCCCGGTTCCAGGCCCACGTTCGTCATCCGCACCATCGGCAGCCGGGCCCAGCCGTCCGCGCGGACGCTCCCGCCGTAGCCCAGGCCGGCGACGGCGGCCGAATCCCGGCCGGCGAGCACACCGACCCACCGCCCCTCGCGGACTGCGTCCCGGGCGACCGCCGGGGAGCCCTCGTCGTCGAAGCCGAAGCTGCCCAGCGCTCCCGGGATGGTCGGGTCGATGGTCACGTTCATCAGCTCGGAGCCGTAGCGCAGCGAGCCGAGGCGGGCCAGGTCGAGCCAGGAGGTGCCGGCGAAGGCCGCCTCCCAGCCGAGGATGCGGTCCAGCTCGATGGCGTGCCCGACCGACTCGTGGATCTGCAGCGCGAGCTGCTCGCCGCCGAGGATCAGGTCGGTCTCGCCGGCCGGGCACTCCGCTGCGGTGAGCAGCTCCCGCGACTCCTCGGCGACCCGGGCGGCGTGCGCGGCCAGGTCGAGCGAGGTGACCAGCTCCCAACCGGTGGTGCCGTACTGCCCGCGGTAGCTCGGGTAGGACCGCCGCTGCGTCTCGCCGTCGCCGATCGAGGTGGCCGAGATGCCGCCGCCGCACTCCCGGATGCGCTGGTCGATCCGGTGGCCCTCGCTGGAGACGAACCACTTGGTGGTGTCCCAGATCTGGTAGAGCCCCTCGGCCAGGTCGGCGCCGTGCTCGCGCATCGTGGCGGTGGCGCCGACCAGCAGGTCGCCCTTGTCCGACAGCGGCACCCCGAGCGGATCGACGGCGCAGTCGGAGGCCCAGCTCGCCACCGCCGCGTCGACCGGCACCAGGTCGATCGGCGGGCCCGGGACCCGCGCGCTCGCCCGTGCGATCGCCGCGGCGCGCCGCCCGGCGTCGCGGGCCGCGGCGTCGGACAGCTCGGGTACGGCGTGGAAGCCCCAGCCGGAGCCGACCAGGGCGCGCACCCCCAGGCCGACGCTCTCGTGCTGGGTCAGCTCCTCGACGTCGCCGTTGCGCGCCGACATCGACTCGTAGCGCCGGTGCATCACCCGCGCGTCCGCGTAGCGGGCTCCCGCGTCGAGGGCGGCCTGGACGGCGGCGGTGGCCGCGTCGAATCCCATGCGCCCGACCATAGGCGAGCGCACCGACATCCGTCAGTCGAGCAGATCCTCCGGCCGGATCGCGACCCGGACGGGATCCGTCAGCTCCAGCGTCTCGCCCGCCTTGGTGACGGACCGCTCGACATAGTGTGCGCCCCGCCGTTGGTACAGGTGCATCGTCAGGGACTCCTGGTCGACGAGGAGGTACCACTCGATGCCGGCGGCCGCGTAGTAGTGCATCTTGAGCACCTTGTCGGTGGCGGCGTTGCTGGGGGAGATGATTTCGCAGACCAACCGGACACTGCTCGCCTCGATCACCGGAACGCAGAGGTCGACGTCTTCGACGATGGCGAGGTCCGGGATCGGGATCCGACCGGGCCTGAGCCGGACGCTTACCGCTTCCAGCACGCGGAGCCCGGCTTGGCGTACCGGTGTCCGTAGGGCGGCGCGCAGCTCGCCGGAGATGTTCTGATGCCGTGGGGTGGGACCTGGGGTCACGCAGAGGCTCCAGTCGAAGAGTTCGACGCGTTCCTGCGTCTCGCCGAGGGCGAGGTACTCCTCTTCTGTCCACGGGCCGTCGTGGCCGAACACCGCCGTGGTCATGGCTACCTCTCTCAT is part of the Micromonospora sp. WMMD980 genome and encodes:
- a CDS encoding Uma2 family endonuclease is translated as MTTAVFGHDGPWTEEEYLALGETQERVELFDWSLCVTPGPTPRHQNISGELRAALRTPVRQAGLRVLEAVSVRLRPGRIPIPDLAIVEDVDLCVPVIEASSVRLVCEIISPSNAATDKVLKMHYYAAAGIEWYLLVDQESLTMHLYQRRGAHYVERSVTKAGETLELTDPVRVAIRPEDLLD
- a CDS encoding TldD/PmbA family protein is translated as MGFDAATAAVQAALDAGARYADARVMHRRYESMSARNGDVEELTQHESVGLGVRALVGSGWGFHAVPELSDAAARDAGRRAAAIARASARVPGPPIDLVPVDAAVASWASDCAVDPLGVPLSDKGDLLVGATATMREHGADLAEGLYQIWDTTKWFVSSEGHRIDQRIRECGGGISATSIGDGETQRRSYPSYRGQYGTTGWELVTSLDLAAHAARVAEESRELLTAAECPAGETDLILGGEQLALQIHESVGHAIELDRILGWEAAFAGTSWLDLARLGSLRYGSELMNVTIDPTIPGALGSFGFDDEGSPAVARDAVREGRWVGVLAGRDSAAVAGLGYGGSVRADGWARLPMVRMTNVGLEPGPHTLDEIIAATDDGVLMDINRSWSIDDKRLNFQFGCEVGWEIRNGRRGRMLRNPTYTGIGPVFWRSMDMLSSETVAWGTPNCGKGQPGQIGHTGHPAAPARFRGVRVGVHA